One genomic window of Penaeus chinensis breed Huanghai No. 1 chromosome 35, ASM1920278v2, whole genome shotgun sequence includes the following:
- the LOC125044033 gene encoding tektin-1-like yields MTEKRKGTSSQWTPTPSLFRSPVSVDWWKATGVKLVERADHEHELSVQVLAVSEDILVAAGRHLKERLEHTDLCLATRVKDTRHAKTLLEEHHAKLVEEESELEKSLVEVEDQLEAKRGPLALAQTRLHTRRRRPNMERTRDEVEAALLKEVEELELTISRLSSAAEMTRDQIQKIKSTRVSLQHDINLKAKTLLLDEVEVLGLRSSVKIDTH; encoded by the exons ATGACAGAAAAG aggaaaggaacAAGCAGCCAATggacacccactccctcccttttccgcAGCCCGGTGTCGGTGGATTGGTGGAAGGCGACGGGCGTAAAACTAGTTGAGCGGGCGGACCACGAGCACGAACTGTCAGTGCAG GTCCTGGCGGTGAGTGAGGACATACTCGTGGCTGCAGGACGCCATCTGAAGGAGAGGCTGGAGCACACAGACCTCTGCCTGGCCACCCGTGTGAAGGATACGAGGCACGCGAAGACCCTGCTGGAGGAACACCACGCGAAG CtggtggaggaagagagcgagctgGAGAAGAgtttggtggaggtggaggaccaGCTGGAGGCCAAACGAGGTCCTCTCGCCCTTGCGCAGACTCGCCTCCACACGCGCAGGCGCAGACCAAACATGGAGCGAACCAG GGACGAGGTGGAAGCCGCACTactgaaggaggtggaggagctggagCTGACCATCTCTCGCCTGTCGTCCGCGGCGGAGATGACCCGGGACCAGATCCAGAAGATCAAGTCCACCCGGGTCAGCCTCCAGCACGACATCAACCTCAAAGCCAAGACGCTGTTGCTGGACGAGGTGGAGGTCCTGGGGCTCAGGTCTTCCGTCAAGATCGATACCCActga